The Achromobacter deleyi genome has a window encoding:
- a CDS encoding heavy-metal-associated domain-containing protein — translation MLRFYIPNMTCGGCAQSVTKALLGVDPQARIETDVPAREVQVDSALDESAFAAALSEAGYPDRQ, via the coding sequence ATGCTTCGTTTCTACATCCCCAACATGACCTGCGGCGGTTGCGCCCAGTCCGTCACAAAGGCGCTGCTTGGCGTCGACCCGCAAGCCCGCATCGAGACCGATGTGCCCGCGCGCGAAGTCCAGGTCGACAGCGCTCTGGACGAGAGCGCTTTTGCCGCGGCGCTAAGCGAGGCCGGCTACCCGGACAGGCAGTAG